TTTAGCTTCAAAGCCTTTCCGACCTTAGTATATATAACTTATAAATATAAGGGTTCTATCAGATTAACATCTATTAAAAATCTTCAGCAACATTAGACATAGATCTTTTTTCTAATTTAGGTAACTTAGGGAAATCATCTCTCATATTATGTTCCGCCACAGCCGATGCTTCTGCTAAGATCTTTTCAGCATCCTCATTTGCAACCTCAAAATTTAGAGTAATCCCTTCTAGTCGACCTGCATTCATGACTACATCACTCAGCACACTACTGATTTCTCTTATCTCATATTCTGTTTCTGGTATTACTCTAGCCAACCCTGAACGGACTTTACCAATGCCACTTACAACTGGTGCTAAAATTACTACTAAATCGCCAGTATTTTGGATTGTATTCAATCGAAGTGTTATCTGCTCGAGGAGCATCTTTGTTTGGCTCACTAACTTAGCAGTTCTCCTTACTTCTGTAATCTCGTTTAAGAGAGCATTACGCATCTTTAGATCATGTTTCTTGACTGCCGTAACCATCTTTTCGAATATAAATGAATCTCTTGCTCTAAGTTTTACCAACATCATATCAAGTTTCTTTATTTGAATCTTAATCTTGCGTTCAGCTTCCTTAACTCTAATTTTCAACGGTTCTGCTGGTTTTATTGCCTCCTTCAATTTTTCACGGCGACTCTCTAATTCATCTTTGACCCATTTTTTAGAGAAATTCACCGTCAACTTTCACCTTACTATTATTTCATTACATAATAATATCTCGCAATTACTTACTAGCTATTATGAAAAGTGTTTGACCTAATACTCAACTTTGTCAAACTATAACAAATGTTTACCGATATACTGGTATCCCCGCAGCTTGTCATTTAATTAGGTAAACAGGCTTCCAAATAGACTTATAATATATGCTTTACCTTTAAGTAGATTCAAATGTGTTAAATTTGGTTTTTTAACACATTATTTAACGATTTTTTTAACTAATAACTTAACGACTATTTAACGAATCTATAAAGTGAGTTTTAGACATAGGGGGATTCTTGCCAAATATAGAATTACTTTAGATAATTGTAATGGTATAATAACAATATATAAAAAATGATCACTGAGATTAAAATAGCCGCTAATATATAGATCCGAGTATAACTTATGAGTTGAGAATAATCATTTCTCCATTCAGCGACCACTGTATGATGATCATCCATAACTATCGTAGCTTTGGGAGTTGTTGCATTTGAGTCTCCACTCCAGTTTGTGAATATCTGTTTGACGATAAATCCTACTGGAGTTTCAATTGAAAAAGTCACGTTTGTTCCAGGGTCATACCACCCTGAGCCTTTTGGAGAATCATAAGCTGAGGAAACTGTAAGTTGATATGGGAACATTTCGATGGCACTCTTTAAATGGGAGGACACAGTACTCAAATTTGAACTTAAAGCAAAAAGATTATGCTCAATTGAGTCTACAGCTGAACTAATATTGGCTCCATCTTCTAATGCTTTGGCGAAGCTATTAAAGGTCTGATCGATAATAGTGTTTTTAGATCTCTCAACAACGAGAGGGTAAGGATTATTTAGAAGATAATCATCTGTTAGGGGATCAAGAGAGGAAATTGCAGAGTTTAGTTCAGCTACAGTATCTCCTTTATAATTGGGTAAAGAATTCAAGATTTTAGCAAGA
The genomic region above belongs to Candidatus Methylarchaceae archaeon HK02M2 and contains:
- a CDS encoding Snf7 family protein; translated protein: MTVNFSKKWVKDELESRREKLKEAIKPAEPLKIRVKEAERKIKIQIKKLDMMLVKLRARDSFIFEKMVTAVKKHDLKMRNALLNEITEVRRTAKLVSQTKMLLEQITLRLNTIQNTGDLVVILAPVVSGIGKVRSGLARVIPETEYEIREISSVLSDVVMNAGRLEGITLNFEVANEDAEKILAEASAVAEHNMRDDFPKLPKLEKRSMSNVAEDF